The Juglans regia cultivar Chandler chromosome 11, Walnut 2.0, whole genome shotgun sequence genome contains the following window.
ATGCTCGTATAGTTACCATTGCATAAAATATGCTCAGAAGCAAGCATACCATCTCACTGAATGCAACCCGTTCAAAtccattatttttcatgtaataAATCATACACAACTGTGAAAAATGTTGGGGTTCCCACAGCTTGCAGGGGTACATGGCTCATGCCAGTCCCTCCTACATAATCCCTGATCAATTACTAAAACCCAGTTTTTATACATAGGTATTAGATACTCGTTTAATACCATTAAACTTTATCATCGTGGAACCACCATCTCGTCTCCTTGGGAGATCTACCATTTCTACAGTTTTTCACATACCGATCATCATCTGCTGGGCGTTGCTGcacattaaaaaatgaatgaatagtgGGAAAGAGGTGAAAAGGGCGGAGGGTTTGTGCGTGGGTGGGGGGATTCGCTTAAAATTCAACAATTGAACCAAACCTTGAGAGTTGAACTTGATAACATCGATAGAATGCTGATACAGATAGAACTCACAGTCATGGCTGGAGACCATGAATCATACAGGATATCTGAAATATAACACATAATTCTGATGTCAATTAGAAACCTGATTGACCACATATACTTGCTTGAAGAATACAGATGGGAAATTTAAACGAAGTAACTTCTACAACCTTTCTTTTAAGTCAACCAAGGACTAAGGTAACTGTGGTCTTTTATCACGTCAATCATTATTACATCTTCACATTAATAACAAATTTTTGGAAAGTAAAATATGGCTCGAGCCAATAAGCTTTCACAACTTAGCAAGAGAGTTCAGATGACTAAACATTAAGATTGAAGTGCTGTCATATATCCAAGTGTAGAAGGTTAAACTCCAAGAGCTAACAGCCACAACCTCAAAGTTGGATATGCATGTGGTCTGGAGTATCTTGGCCGGAAAGAGAACACCTCGAGGATTTCCTACTAGTACGTAGGGCCAATTCCTCACATTTTCAGGAGCATAAGTGTTCCACATTTCACCTCAACACTTTGCCAGGAGTTGGGTCCATCACATTTGCCTTGTAAACTAAACGATAACTAATAGAGTTTAgtaatgtatatatttatttattttaaatttgcaCACGTTATCAGTGGtcctaattttcattttttaatccaTACTgtatacaataaattaatctaCCTAGTACTTAATGGTCACTTGAGTTTGGTCTTCAAATCAGTCATCACAGCTGGAGAAGCATTAAAGCCCTAGGGAAAATGAAGGTGTGGAGACCTCACATCTTGCCTTTGCCTCAAACAATAACAATTTGTTAACAGCAGCTCACAAATATGGAGCCAGTTGAAGAAATAAAACCATATAGTGTAAAATGGTGAAGTACAAGGGAACACATCTAACCACATTAATGCAGATGAAGACTTGCGCATCCAGAAAATAAGTTTTAATAATTGGTAGAGGGTTTGcagttttatattatattacagaGTCTTTGCTAAGCTGGCACGAACAAAAGTAAGCACTTAGAAGCAGACGAAGTGCAAAAAGAGTGAAAGTGGGAGTTGAACCGACTCTGATATGCACAAAAAGAACAGAGTGAAAGAATTCAtggcaagaaagaaaaaatattccaCTGGGCATATCTAGTGTAGTTTCCTCCAACGTCATACTCCCTAGTCCCTCCTACCTTAATAGTGCAAGCACACTATCATATTAGAAAAGAAGTCCATCTACCCAATGAATATCTTTAACTACCAGCATAGATTCACATTCTAAGTAGACAGATAAGCATCCCCAATTTTCCAAAGAAATACCTCCTCAtaaattttcttgaaattaaaaaaaaaaacgaagtaAAATGAAATTTCCTCAAACtatgacataaaaataaaatgaacccATATGGTAGAATGTTTGCAAAGAACTTAGGCTACTAGAGGCTAGAAGATGGTGCCCTTGGGGCTTGAGGCTTCGGCAGGTCAACATTGCTTGACATACAAAGGCGAACATCTGGGCAAGGGAAAGTGCAATATGCTTGGTGCAAATGGCTTTCTTTTTTCATGATATACCAAATAACATGGCATTTCCTCAaactatgacaaaaataaaatgacccATACAGTAGTATGGCTGCAAATAATTGCATGTCGAACTAATCCAATACtcaaaaaatggagagaaactATACCAGAGACAACTAGCAAGCACCACAAATTGGATAGACTGAATTATACTGTGAATTATTCCATACTTGAAATTTCTGGGTAAACACTTCATTATAACACTCATCAAAAGCATGGCACCTTAATAAGGTGAAAAAATCATAGCTGTGCAAAGGACTTAGTAAGAATGGCATTTAACAGCTAGTAAAGATGgctattagaaagaaaaaattacaacGGTACCTACCTAAGCAGATATGGCCGTTGCTATAAATGTGGGGGTGCAGAGGAGCTGGTGAGAGAAAAATCACCtggaaaaccaaaataaatatattacaacGCCCAACATGAGAACAATTCGAAAAACAATCatcgattttttttctttataggtAAAAAATATCATCGAGTTTGAATTTACTTTCTAAGAAAGTGAGCTAAGatggttaaaattttaattctaaCAAACAAGGATCCACTCCGCTGAGCGTAATACAGTTACACGGTACCAATTTCTGAATTCTtagggacaaaaaaaaaaaagatcaaagagagagagaagtaaaaATTGTGGTGGATAACTGACCTGTGGTGCCTCCATAGGGTAATGCTCGGGAAAATCAACTTGAAGCTGGTATGTTTCATTTGCGTACAGAGTCCCTGGAGCACCGTTGACTTCGATCACCCATCTTTGGCAGAAAATAAAGCGTAAACCAAAGCCGTAGttagaagataaaacaaattTCCCGACcttcaaaaaatcaaagaaggaagaaggtgAATCGGAGCGTGGCTtgagtatatatttattacctTTGCAGATTATCAGTAACTTTGTGCTTAAATCCTGCGGGAGGATTAACCTGCCACTCCACGAGCTCTTTCTGAAGCCGATTGCAGGCGATCTTGCTTAGAGCCTATGTGCGTGCGATATAAAAATTTACAAGTAAATGAGAAATTACGAAAAGATTGGCCGAATTAGggcatatataaacataaaaacgTACAAAAACATACATGATACATGCACATATTTAAGCAGAAAAGAAAGAGACAGACATTCCGTGAAGGAGCAGCAGAACTGGTCATGGCTTCCAAAACAGAGTCAGAGACAAGAGGAATTGCAGTCTCTGCTGCGTGGAAATGTGGAGTTTAATCGGACGATCTAGACTCATCTGCTCCTCTTCAAATTTGCGTATATACTAGGCTGGAACTCGCACGTGGGATCCGCTAACTCCACATTCACAAACTTTGCGATTTGGCCACGTAGCAACCACTACGCATTTTTCAatcttacaacttttttaaacatatGATGTTTTAATagtctttcttaattttttttaagaattataagtatttttaaaatatcgtATATTTATTAATCCAGAAAACCATGGaccttatttttctttgatatgAGTTTTGCTCTCGTCTCCAATAAATAGAATGACATATTCAAAGAAATTATGACCGTAAGTAAAATTAGTTTCTTGATTAGGAACATTTATATAGGCCAATAGGAGGGGAAAATCACTTACAGTTACCCATCAATTGACTAGTTCGATGAGAATTCTTTTTTGTCTTTGCCTTCGTGCTATTATTTTCCCACAGTCGCTACCGTTGAGATCCTCTTCTCTAGAAATGAGCAGTAATTACTCTTCCCAGCTATACTACAAGTCAGGTTCTGGGTTCTAGGTTATGCCCATATGGTTTTTTTCGTCATTTAACGATATCAGGTGACGGTTCCTCTTCCGACTTTATTGCCACATTTTTTTACGGTTGGATTTTGCACTTAGATTGCATCCTTCTAGTTCCCTTAGCATTGATGGTGTTAGGCGACTTATTCTCCCCACGTCGCATCGTACAGTACACGTCGCAGGATTCATGCACGTTTTGCTAATTTTGTGGGGCGGGGCGCGTGCGTTCCCACGACTTTGGGATGCTAAACGTCTCTGAGGTCTATTTAAATCTTCATCATCGTTGTTGGAACCCACTTTGCTCTCTCCTCCTTTTCCAAAGTCATTTGTGCTTTATTCATTTCTCTTCAAATTTCTCTTTGCATGTATCATGCCTTCCTTTCTTCCATCTTTCTATTCACATGGCTCCAAAGAATCATTCACATCCTACTCCTAAAAGCCCTAAGTTTGTCAAACCTTCTGGTTCCTCACAGACTCCCGGAGGCCTAGACCCTCCTGAGATTCGTACTAAGTCACAAAGGTTTGACGGGTTCTCGTGGTAGTCAGTGGTGACTTCTGGTGAATTGGAGTCACTGAAGTTGAACTTCAAGGTGCTTGGCATCGTTGAGTTTGAGGTGTGGTCCCCCAATGAAGGTGTCGTAAATTTCAAAGGGTATGCGTTGAAAGTGGCTTTGTACCCTAGCACATTTTCCAGTGACCTCAGGTTGCCTTTCTGCCGTCCAGTTCGTGATGTGCTGGACTACTTGCATTTGGCACCTACCCAACTCCACCCAAATGCGTGGAGGATCATGGTGTCATGTTATGTCATCTGATGGCAAGCGCTAAAGGAGGCAGGTTCCAAGTACCCTGATCTCACCACTCGTGAGTTTCTCCTTACCCACAATCTTCTGAAGTAAAATGGCAACACATGCAGTTTCCGGGGATAAAAGGATGGAGtcgaaacttcttttttttgttcGCCAAAAGGTGGGAGTTTCCAATCAGACAAGTCAACCGGCGTGACTACCCCGTTCGCGCCATATGGGGGCCCGTCATCGATGACAAAAGCTTCCGACCATCGGAGACTCCTAAGGAAGTGAGCCAAATCAAGACCATTCATACCTGGGTGAAAACTCATCCGAACGCTGTTTTTTCTGTGGCTAAGTTGGACGAGGGCAACCTTTGACGATACTTACATCCTCCGGCCAACATGCATTTTGTTGACTGGACCATACCGATGCAAGCGACCGTTCCTCAAGTCCGTAAGCGTTCCCCTAGCCCGCTGGTAGAGGGGAAGGGCAAGAAACCTTGGAGGGGGTCTCCTGCCAAAGGTGACTCTGACGAAACGCCTATCCCCCATCTGGGACAAACGTCTGTTGCGAATTGCGATGCTCGTTCAATGGCCAAAGCCATCGTCAAAAAAGGTAGAGGAGACCGTATTATCTCATCACGTTGTGCCTTCTTCTCTTTTCCCACGAGGGGCGGGCGACTCTGATTCTCTTTTACAAGTTCAGGCTGATCCACTTATGGTCAGTCTTACACAGCCTAGGGGACTCTCCCAACTACTTCTGAAGTTTTTTCTCTAACCCCGCCAAGCAATGTGGGGATTGTGGAACTCTTGCCTTTAAAAGAGTTGCTCTTATTGCGATTTTACGGGGTCTTTTTGGACCGTTGTATTCTGGAGTCCAGGAGAGTGCCCCCTTCTCCTGACATTGACCTCGAGATGGTTCCCTTGCCTTTATCCGAGAAGAGTCCAGCTGGGGGCGAGGGTTTTCTTGACCAAGTTTCTATCCTGGAGTCTCCCATCACTTATTCTCTTGAATTCGAGATTGTCTCGAATGAGCCCAGTTTGGAGGGTGATGAAGGGGACGATGTTGTGTCCAGGAGGGAAATAGTGAGGGTTGTGTCATGGGCTGAGGGGGTTCCACCCAAGATTGAGGTTGCGGCGGTGTTAATGGAGATCAACGAAGCTTCAGCTATTGATGCTGATGTTGGGGCTCCATTGCCCTTCACTAACACCATCTCGGCCTTGGCCTCTACAGAAACTGGAGCTGGGGTCGTAGTTGGCGAGGGTGATGAGGTCTCAACCACTTTTGTGGATGCTAGTGTTTCTTTGTCCTTCAATAACACCATCTCGTCTTTGGTGTCGAATGGGGTTGGTGCCGAGGTGGGGATGATAGTGGCGGGGTAAAAGAGTCCTCATTGGCCCTAGTACAGGTGTGTCGGCAGTTGGCAAGACTCCAGTAGTTTCCACAAGCCCAAGGGTCGAAGAGATTTCTGAACGTGCCCCGAAAGGTGAAGGTGAGGGCGAAGACCGATGAGATCCATCCTTGGCGGAGTTCATGGTGGGTGCTGAGGCATCAGGAGGTGATGCATTGCGATCGAGAACCCTTTTGAGGAGAAGGGGAATACTGCTCCAAGGCCAGTAGTAAGTGGGTCCCGTTTTGACCCTGCCCAAGAAATGGCTAGGAGGTTGAGGGGGTTCTTCTCCGGAGTCAGCTATCAACTTGTTACACttccttttaaattttcttggtgTATTTTCCTTTGTAGCAAACTTGAAATTTCATGACAGGCCGTAGAGCAGTTGGCGGCCTTCATTGTGGACAACCGGGAGGGGCTGAAAGTCGAGAACCAGGTGCTCCGATCTTTGGCACGGTTGACTTTGCGCCGTGCcaaggaagagagggagagaaaagatGAGTTAGAGGAAACCTTCGTCAAGGTGCAATTCATTCAGCGACGGAGGCAGAAAAAGATACTCTAGCTTCTTCATCGCAAGGCCCAACTTAAGTCTAATTTGGCAAGGTCCTGGGAGGAGGTCGGTTCTCACCATCTTGAAGTGGCGCTTACTTAGGAGGCGAGGAACAACCTCCAAGAATCGTTCAATCTCCAACAAGAAAAGTTGGATCGGCTATGAGCTGACAACTCGAAGTTGGTCAAATAACACAATTCCAATGTTCATTCGTACAAATTGTTAGAAGGGAGGTTCGATGAGgcctaggggtggcaatatgtgacacgacccgttaacccaacacgaacacgacacgataaaagcgggttagggtttagccttaacgggttcgggtcaaaacgggttgacccgttaagacacgattgcttaacgggtcaacccgttatgacccgttaagaaaattaaatttacctttatacccttagacctaaagggtagGGAGGACGCTCcatttccttcttcaagttctaaatttgtttagatctgtgtttttaattttttattatatttgagattgtaatattaatatatatacattgtatgttttgtctattacatttgggatgtaattttaataatgaatattattacaaattgtgtggatcatatttgtttggattgtaattttagacttgtaattagtttttttattttttatagatattatttatatttaaatatttatataaaatcaattaagtcaaacgggtcgtgtcgtgtcgtgtcatatCGTGTATgtccaacccattaacgtaaacgggttgaaacggaacgggtcgtgtcgtgttatgtcgtgtcaatttatttcttattcattaacgggtcataacgggtcgtgtcgtgttcgggtttggaattttgacactaaatccttaacgggtcgtgttcgtgttgacccgttaagtgtaatgtacataccttgacacgacacgaacacgacccgttaacacgatttgacacccctttATGAGGCCTCCAAGTATCTGCAAGAAAAGAATGACTCTCTCAAGGCCAAGTCCCAAAGAATAAAGGACTTGAATGTCGAGAACGCTCTGGCCCGTGCTAGGAAGTCTAGCAAAAAGGGTCAGGCTTCAGGGTTGGAGACCCAGCTTGTTAAGGCCAAATGTGTGATAGCCGGCCACGAGGCTACTATTCAGGACCTGCACTTTCGCCTTGGTGGTGCCAAAATTGCCCTTCCCCGACTGCGCGAGGAGCTGTCATATGTTCATTTGGTCTTAGATGACGCTTGGAACTACGTGCTCCTGAATCCTCAGAGCAATTTGAGGGCATTGAAGGTGCAAGACCTCCCTCTAAACTCGGAGGCCTTGAAACAAGGTGCCTTAATAGAGAAGAAGTTGATCCTGAGCGCTCTCTCAAACAACCCCGCCAACTGAATTCCCTCTTCTATTGATGTGCTTCTATCTTCCtttgtttgtactttgtaataatattaatggaaTTCTTGgtacatatttttctctcttaatgggttctttttcttcttcgctTTTATCTTTTCATTCGTGTGCTCTGATGAGTGTATTGGATGAGGGGCGATGTTACTTGTATTATGAATAACAGTAAGCATAATTTATTCTTCATCACAATCATACAGTCTCAATCTGTTGTCATCGACTTGGGGAGTGGGGGTCATGGAGTTAATGTCGAGTGGTGGAGGGACCGGGCCCATACTCTGCGGGGAGAAAGACTGGGATGCCTTAAGTTAAATCCTCCTCTTTGATCTTCCCGAGGGGATGACTCGCCACGTAGCTGGAGAGTTGTCTTGCTCTTTGCTGTGAGGCAAATAAGAGATGTTTAATATAATGCTGGAAAAACTAAACAAGTTAATATAACTCATCTTTCAACTACGAGTGCGAAATTTGCAGAACTGAGCTGTTTTGTCGAAGATGTGATACTTTACTTGCTTGACGTTTCGTTTAGTGGAGAAGGAGCTCAGCGAGGAGTTGCTTATTTGGCATTTAGTTGTTGGAGATGGCGTCCCAAGAGTGATGTCAGGGAGTCCATGGACTAAACCCATTTTCCACCGGGAGAGGGGTCTGAATGCCTCAGGCTAAACCCGCCTTTTGGTCCTCCTAGGAGGTAGTTTGCCGGACGGTTGAGAAGCTGGTCCACTCTTCGCCGTGACCGAGGTGGGTAAGTTGTCGGACAGCCAAGTGGCTGGACTCGCTCTCCCACATGAGTGAGGTTGGGCCGCCTGCCCAATTATTAGCACtcacggggaggtaagttgccAAGCAGTTTGGGACTGGACCTATTCTTGCCCATTGACATTACATGAGTTGAGTTCGATTTAAGTTTAACCGGGAGACTAACAAGCGGGCTATCCAACatactggttcatttacagccttaattttgttgaatgataaaaaaaatttcttccatgGTAGTACAAAGATCGGGATCTCTGATACCACTTTGTAATACATTGATGATGCTCGATAAAAATGCACTACGAAATGGCTCACTTCGAGGGGAGCAGCCTCaaacaaagaagaataagaggacaaaaaaaaaaaaaaaaattgtattcagATTCTGCTTATCCTCACAAGAGGGACGTTCGCTACATATAGTAACAAATCCCTAACTAACTTATGGGCTGAGGACCAACActttaaacaaaagtaaaataacATAAGCCTAACATATCTATTAAAGTAGGAAGTGGGCCATAACCCAATCAACAATAACATGCAAATGAAAGAGATGTCCACATGCCAACACTTAACCCACGGGCTGAGCCCAACTATTAAACTCATAATACCCAACCTTAGCCCATTATGACTTTGGCCCCTACTGTCACTATTACAGATGTGTGacaaattcatctcatcttgttGTGATGTCCCACACAGATTATGAACAaacttatttatgtttttataaggAGTTACCTCGCTCATCCTATTAAGTCTTTTATGTGGAGAAATGAGTGtctctatatggtatcagagccacgtTAATATATGACCGATGATGGGGGCTCTTGCAACCTCTCACGATGATGGTATTGAAAATACCGGCCCACACGTGAGGGGGCGTATTGCAAAATCCCACATgacttaaaaataaactcatccTGATCTTTATAAGGAGTTATCACACTCCTCCTATCAGGCCTTTTATGGGAAGaaataaatatctttatacatctcaactcactatctaaatgacATCTGAGTTTGTCTAGAAAATTATTAGAGAATCTTACCTATTTTATCTCTCTCTATTTCAATGTCGttgataataatataatattactacGTGATTgcaaaaagattataaaaaagtaacaaaTTAATCACATGTTTTGAATGCCATACAAGCAAGCATACACACATGTTTACTCAAAAGTCTTCAGGTTTGACAAGTGAGAAGAgacataaaattttgatttcatttcatctttacaaattttttaaattttcacacaaaatataataaataattcaactttttcaaattttaaaataataataatattaaaaaaataatattttaaactttcatttaaaacaaaaaaaaatctcaattcactatcaaAACCTACACACATAATAGTAATATAACTATTTTAAGaggaaaatacatttttatattttactgaTATCCAATTTATGACATGGCTGTTAAAGTgataagataatttaattataattttttacttataaattaaattttatcaagtaGGCGATATGGAGGAATCAGGAGGATATATAGTacttacaaataatatttcaattcttttttttaacaaaaaagagTTCCTTTTATGTTGAGCTCCTTCACCAAATCGTATTCAAGTAGACCCTTTCTTCGCCAGAATCACCGCCACGAGCTGAGAAATTTGCGGAGCTAGGGAAACAAGTGAGATCTTGAAGAGGAAAAGACAGGGAAAACCGACGTAGCGTGTGCTGAAGGCCTAAATTAGTTGGAAGCCATGAAGCATATATGCTGCGCTAGCCTACCCGTGATTTGATTTGGTCACTCTCATCTACTGCTAGCTTATGCACAGCCTAACGTCCGCATATATACAAAGctacaatatata
Protein-coding sequences here:
- the LOC108991400 gene encoding probable ubiquitin-conjugating enzyme E2 16 isoform X2 → MTSSAAPSRNALSKIACNRLQKELVEWQVNPPAGFKHKVTDNLQRWVIEVNGAPGTLYANETYQLQVDFPEHYPMEAPQVIFLSPAPLHPHIYSNGHICLDILYDSWSPAMTVSSICISILSMLSSSTLKQRPADDDRYVKNCRNGRSPKETRWWFHDDKV
- the LOC108991400 gene encoding probable ubiquitin-conjugating enzyme E2 16 isoform X1, with the translated sequence MTSSAAPSRNVCLFLFCLNMCMYHALSKIACNRLQKELVEWQVNPPAGFKHKVTDNLQRWVIEVNGAPGTLYANETYQLQVDFPEHYPMEAPQVIFLSPAPLHPHIYSNGHICLDILYDSWSPAMTVSSICISILSMLSSSTLKQRPADDDRYVKNCRNGRSPKETRWWFHDDKV
- the LOC108991400 gene encoding probable ubiquitin-conjugating enzyme E2 18 isoform X3, with the translated sequence MTSSAAPSRNVCLFLFCLNMCMYHALSKIACNRLQKELVEWQVNPPAGFKHKVTDNLQRWVIEVNGAPGTLYANETYQLQVDFPEHYPMEAPQVIFLSPAPLHPHIYSNGHICLVYKANVMDPTPGKVLR